In Oryza brachyantha chromosome 2, ObraRS2, whole genome shotgun sequence, a single window of DNA contains:
- the LOC102711320 gene encoding glycerophosphodiester phosphodiesterase GDPDL3-like, protein MGRGSYGCSVVGSLLLLLLLVCLGSAVAQKASTWKTLSGGPPLVIAKGGFSGLFPDSSDFAYGSAPGAALWCDVQLTKDGAGICLPDINMNNCTGISSFDPKGIKTYNVNGVPVKGWFPMDYKSADLLQQVFLKQPILSRTDKFDGLAIVPVEDVLSKYKTPAVWLNVQHDSFYSQFNLNMRSYILSVSKQFAVDYISSPEVNFLNSLLGRVSKKTKLVFRFLDEQTVEPSTNQTYGSLLKNLTFIKTIASGVLVPKHYILPVTKDNYLQPHTSVVDDAHKAGLEIYAADFANDFSFSYNYSYDPLAEYLSFIDNGAFSIDGVLTDFPITSSEAIGCFTNLNNSKIDHGKPLVISHNGASGDYPDCTDLAYQKAVADGADVIDCPVQVTKDGIPICMSSIDLGDVTTVANSQFSSQTSVIKDIKASPGVYSFNLTWDDISKNLKPKISNPMSTYKLYRNPRNMNAGNFMRLSDFLDFAKGKDLSGIMISIEHAAFMAQNLGFGVVDAVTKALDDSGYSKQTTQQVMIQSTNSSVLVKFKQQTKYNLVYMIEENVRDAAPSSIADIKKFADAVSVNTMSVYPVTQKFLTNQTNSLVQSLQSAGLPVYVYVLMNEFVSQPWDFFSDATQQINAYVKRPGGGVDGVITDFPATAHRYKLNSCMNMGNNTPGFMFPAQPGGLIENMPGPVQPPAIAPLPPLTESDVAEPPLPAVNSNAKALVFDFQPRDPEDALAAVAVLSQSKIPGVVRRRTLRRVPATRCWLVGHYGGEGGGGAAAVRAADAFSARWPTDLVVGRHDCRHYTNGLVEVLTGEKRVLDSIRSSAANGEGDQ, encoded by the exons ATGGGGAGGGGCAGCTATGGCTGCTCCGTTGTTGGGtcgcttctgctgctgctgctgctggtctGCCTGGGCTCCGCCGTTGCGCAGAAGGCGTCGACTTGGAAGACCCTGAGCG GTGGTCCTCCATTGGTCATCGCTAAGGGCGGTTTCTCGGGCCTGTTTCCAGACTCCAGTGATTTTGCTTATGGGAGTGCTCCTGGTGCAGCTCTGTGGTGCGACGTCCAGTTAACCAAGGATGGTGCTGGCATCTGCCTTCCAGACATAAATATGAATAACTGTACAGGCATTTCCAGTTTTGATCCAAAAGGGATTAAGACCTACAATGTGAATGGCGTGCCGGTAAAGGGATGGTTCCCCATGGACTATAAGAGCGCCGATCTCCTGCAACAAGTATTTT tGAAGCAACCAATCCTATCACGCACGGATAAATTTGATGGACTCGCAATAGTTCCAGTTGAAGATGTACTGTCCAAATACAAGACACCTGCTGTTTGGCTAAATGTTCAG CATGACAGTTTCTACAGCCAGTTTAATCTGAACATGAGAAGCTATATCCTGTCTGTATCAAAACAATTCGCTGTTGACTACATATCATCACCTGAAGTCAACTTCCTCAACAGCTTACTTGGAAGAGTTAGCAAGAAGACGAAGCTTGTGTTCCGTTTTCTTGATGAACAAACTGTTGAGCCATCTACAAACCAGACATATGGCTCACTCTTGAAAAATCTAACATTCATCAAGACTATTGCATCTGGAGTACTTGTCCCCAAGCACTACATATTGCCTGTTACAAAAGATAATTACCTGCAGCCCCATACTTCAGTTGTTGATGATGCTCATAAAGCAGGATTAGAAATTTATGCTGCAGATTTTGCAAATGACTTCTCATTCAGCTACAACTACAGCTATGATCCATTAGCGGAATATCTTTCCTTCATTGACAATGGTGCCTTCTCTATTGATGGCGTGTTGACTGATTTCCCTATTACCTCATCAGAGGCCATTG GTTGCTTTACTAATCTGAATAACAGCAAGATAGATCATG GAAAACCTCTTGTTATATCCCACAATGGAGCCAGTGGTGACTACCCAGATTGCACTGACCTCGCTTACCAAAAGGCAGTTGCTGATGGCGCAGATGTCATTGACTGTCCTGTGCAAGTGACCAAAGATGGAATACCAATATGCATGAGCTCCATTGACCTAGGGGATGTTACTACAGTTGCAAATTCACAATTTTCTTCTCAAACATCTGTTATAAAAGATATTAAGGCTTCTCCCGGAGTCTACTCATTCAACCTCACTTGGGATGATATTTCAAAGAACCTCAAGC CGAAGATATCAAACCCAATGTCTACGTATAAACTGTACAGAAATCCCAGAAACATGAATGCAGGAAATTTCATGAGATTGTCAGACTTTTTGGACTTTGCAAAAGGAAAGGATTTGTCTGGGATCATGATCAGTATAGAG CATGCTGCATTCATGGCACAGAACCTTGGCTTTGGGGTAGTAGATGCAGTAACTAAAGCTCTTGATGACTCTGGTTACAGCAAACAAACTACCCAGCAAGTCATGATTCAGTCAACTAACAGCTCAGTTCTAGTGAAGTTCAAGCAGCAAACCAAGTACAATCTTGTCTACATGATTGAAGAAAATGTCAGGGATGCCGCACCTTCCTCCATTGCAGATATTAAGAAGTTCGCCGATGCTGTTTCTGTTAACACCATGTCCGTCTACCCGGTGACACAAAAGTTCTTGACAAACCAGACCAATAGCCTTGTGCAGTCCCTGCAGTCCGCTGGGCTTCCAGTCTACGTTTATGTGCTCATGAACGAGTTCGTTTCTCAGCCATGGGACTTCTTCTCAGATGCCACACAGCAGATCAACGCGTATGTGAAAAGACCAGGTGGTGGCGTGGATGGGGTCATTACTGATTTCCCTGCAACGGCTCACAGATACAAAT TGAACTCCTGCATGAACATGGGCAACAACACTCCTGGCTTCATGTTCCCTGCCCAGCCCGGTGGTCTCATCGAAAACATGCCCGGACCGGTGCAACCACCGGCGATAGCTCCATTGCCGCCCTTGACAGAATCCGACGTCGCGGAGCCACCCCTACCGGCCGTCAACAGCAACGCCAAA GCGCTGGTGTTCGATTTCCAGCCCCGCGACCCGGAGGACGCgctcgctgccgtcgccgtgctcTCGCAGAGCAAAATACCCG GAGTGGTCCGGAGGAGGACGCTGCGGAGGGTCCCGGCCACGAGGTGCTGGCTCGTCGGGCActacggcggcgaaggcggcggcggcgccgccgcggtccgcgccgccgacgcgttCAGCGCGCGGTGGCCGACCGACCTGGTCGTCGGCCGGCACGACTGTCGACACTACACCAACG
- the LOC102710846 gene encoding fimbrin-5-like, whose amino-acid sequence MSSFVGVLVSDPWLQSQFTQVQLRTLKTKFASVKNSDADHVAIKDLPPVMEKLRGIHEVLSEEEISKFLRESYPDMNQTIEFEPFLREYLNLQAKGASKTGGKKKLKGSVSFLKASTTTLMHVINESEKTSYVNHINNFLGEDTFLKNFLPLDPASNGIFNLVRDGVLLCKLINVAVPGTIDERAINTKKDLNPWERNENHTLCLNSAKAIGCTVVNIGTQDLIEARPHLVLGLLSQIIKIQLLADLNLKKTPQLAELVADDNSREAEELVTLAPDKMLLKWMNFHLKKAGYKKTVTNFSTDVKDGEAYAYLLSTLAPELNSTPMIETSDPNERAKKVLETAEKLECTRYVTPKDIVEGSANLNLAFVAQIFQHRNGLSDNNVAPVVEDTPDDVEASKEERAFRLWINSLGIATYVNNLFEDVRTGWVLLEVLDKISPGIVNWKQASKPPIIMPFRKVENCNQVVKIGKELKLSLVNVAGNDIVQGNKKLILAFLWQLMRTSILQLLKNLRTHSKEKEITDADILIWANNKVKESGKTSHIESFKDKSIANGVFFLELLSAVQRRHVDWSLVKKGEDDEEKKLNATYIISVARKLGCTVFLLPEDIMEVNPKMTLVLTASIMYWSVQKQGPYQSPDQSASSMPPETLAEEEEEDDEEDFEEDEEEESIEDGVSNLTT is encoded by the exons ATGTCTAGCTTCGTTGGTGTTCTTGTCTCCGACCCATGGCTTCAGAGCCAGTTCACCCAAGTGCAGCTACGAACTCTCAAAACCAAA TTTGCGTCTGTGAAGAACTCGGATGCTGATCATGTAGCTATAAAAGATTTGCCACCGGTAATGGAGAAGCTTAGGGGCATCCATGAGGTTCTATCCGAGGAAGAGATTAGCAAATTTTTGCGCGAGTCTTACCCTGATATGAATCAAACAATAGAGTTCGAGCCATTCCTCAGG GAGTACTTAAATCTTCAGGCAAAGGGGGCCAGCAAAACTGGTGGCAAAAAGAAACTGAAGGgatctgtttcttttttgaagGCCTCAACAACTACTCTCATGCACGTCATTAATGAGTCTGAGAAAACTTCTTATGTCAATCATATCAACAATTTCCTGGGAGAGGATACTTTCCTGAAGAATTTCTTGCCTTTGGATCCAGCATCAAATGGAATATTTAATCTTGTCCGTGATGGTGTGCTACTTTG CAAATTGATCAACGTTGCTGTTCCGGGCACAATCGATGAGAGAGCAATCAATACAAAGAAGGACCTTAATCCGTGGGAGAGGAACGAGAATCACACCCTTTGTCTTAACTCTGCAAAGGCTATTGGCTGCACAGTTGTTAACATTGGCACACAGGATTTGATTGAAGCTAGA cCCCATCTAGTTCTTGGTCTGTTATCCCAAATTATAAAG ATACAACTGTTAGCTGATCTGAATTTAAAGAAGACACCTCAGTTGGCAGAGTTGGTGGCTGATGACAATAGCAGG GAAGCAGAGGAGCTGGTCACATTAGCACCAGATAAGATGTTGCTCAAATGGATGAACTTCCATCTCAAGAAAGCAGGGTACAAGAAAACTGTGACGAACTTCTCTACTGATGTTAAG GATGGTGAAGCATACGCTTACCTTCTCAGCACCCTTGCTCCTGAACTTAACTCAACACCCATGATAGAAACTTCAGATCCTAATGAAAGGGCAAAGAAAGTTCTTGAAACTGCAGAAAAGCTCGAGTGTACTAGATATGTAACGCCTAAAGATATTGTGGAGGGTTCTGCAAATCTCAACTTGGCCTTTGTTGCCCAAATATTCCAGCACAG AAATGGTCTGTCCGACAACAATGTAGCTCCTGTTGTTGAAGATACTCCTGATGATGTTGAAGCATCCAAGGAAGAGAGAGCGTTTCGCTTGTGGATCAACAGCCTTGGAATTGCAACTTATGTTAATAATTTGTTTGAGGATGTAAGGACTGG ATGGGTCTTGTTAGAGGTTCTTGACAAGATTTCTCCAGGAATAGTTAATTGGAAGCAAGCTTCTAAACCACCAATCATTATGCCTTTTAGAAAGGTGGAGAACTGCAACCAAGTTGTCAAAATTGGAAAAGAGTTGAAATTATCTCTGGTGAACGTAGCAGGAAATGACATTGTTCAAGGAAATAAGAAGCTAATTCTAG ctttcttgTGGCAACTCATGAGGACCAGTATCCTACAATTGCTAAAAAACTTGAGAACCCACTccaaagagaaagagataacTGATGCTGATATTCTCATTTGGGCAAACAACAAGGTCAAAGAATCAGGCAAAACGTCACATATTGAAAGCTTCAAG GACAAGAGCATAGCAAATGGGGTGTTCTTCCTTGAGCTTCTGAGTGCTGTCCAACGCAGGCATGTTGACTGGAGTTTGGTCAAGAAGGGGGAGGATG ATGAGGAGAAGAAACTGAATGCCACATACATCATCAGTGTTGCTAGGAAGCTTGGATGCACTGTCTTCTTGTTGCCAGAGGACATAATGGAG GTAAATCCAAAGATGACCCTGGTTCTTACTGCAAGCATCATGTACTGGAGTGTGCAGAAGCAAGGGCCTTACCAGAGCCCTGACCAATCCGCTTCTTCCATGCCACCGGAGACCCTTgccgaggaagaggaggaagacgatgaAGAGGATTTcgaggaagacgaagaagaGGAAAGCATTGAGGATGGTGTCTCCAATCTGACAACTTGA